The following DNA comes from Picosynechococcus sp. PCC 7003.
ATACAAACTAATACAGACTTTGAATCCAATCCCATTCTCGCCGCAAGCCCTCGCTGAGTTGCACCTGGGGGTCATACCCTAAAATCGTTTTCGCCTTGGTCACATCGGCGCTGGTATGTCTAGCATCCCCCCGGGCGCGATCACCATAGTTCCGGGGAATCGGCTGACCAACGATCTGGTCAATTTCATCGAGCACATCATTTAAAATTACCCGACTGCCCCCACCAATATTAAAAATTTCGCCAATCGCCTTTGGTTCCTGGGCTGCTAGCAAATTCGCCTGGACTGCATCGCTGATATAGGTAAAGTCACGGGTCTGTTTGCCATCGCCATAGATACCGATGGTTTCCCCTAGGATTGCCGCCCGGAAAAACTTATGGAACGCCATATCGGGCCGTTGCCTGGGGCCATACACCGTGAAATAACGCAGGGATGTAACCGGAACATCATAATTTTTCAGATAGAGCCAGCAAAGCCGTTCCGCCGCCAATTTTGTGATGCCATAGGGAGAGACGGGCTGGGGACAAATGGTTTCTGGGGTGGGCATGGTTTCCGCATCGCCATAAACTGAGGAAGTTCCTGCATAGACAAAGCGCTCCAGGGTGCCGACTTTTTTCGCCGCCTCCAGCATCACCTGGGTGGAATTAATATTTCGTTCGGTGTAATCTCGAAAGCCGATGCCCCAACTGGCTCGTACCCCCGCTTGGGCCGCCTGATGGTAAACCACACTCACGCCTTGAAGAAGGTCTTCCCAATCGAGATGCTGAATATCTGCTTCGATCAGTTGGAAGTTTTGGTACTGAGCGAGGGCCGCTAAATTTTTGCGCTTGAGGGTGGTGTCGTAATAGTTATTCACTTGGTCAATGCCTACCACCGTGATCCCTTGCTGGAGTAGGGTTTCCGCGAGGCTAGAGCCAATAAATCCCGCAGTGCCTGTGACAATAACCTTCGACATGATGATGTTCGGGGGAGAAAAATTTGATGTTTCCAAAATAGAGGATGGAGCAAGGCGATCGCAAAACTTTTCTCTGGAGTCCCCTGCTATATTGTCCCAAAACATTTGTTGAGGGACAATATGCCAGAACTACCAGAGGTGGAAACCGTTCGTCGCGGTCTAATGCAGATTAGTTTGAATCAGCGCTTCACAGGGGCCGAAATTCTCTTGGGAAAAACCCTGGCCTATCCCCCAGATCACGACCATTTCCTAGGCGCGATTCAAGGTTTAATAATTAAAAACTGGCAACGGCGCGGCAAGTATTTACTCGGAAAACTGTCTGATACTTCTACCCTGGGAGTCCATCTGCGGATGACGGGAAAATTTCTCTGGACTACCCCAAATATTCCTGTGCAAAAGCACACCCGCCTGCGGTTTTTCCTAGAAGGCGATCGCGAATTGAGATTTGTCGATCTGCGCACCTTTGGACAAATTTGGTGGGTACCGACGGGAACACCTGTGGAATCCGTGATTACAGGGCTGACACGCTTGGGTGTGGAACCGCTTTCCCCAGATTTTACGGCTGATCTGCTGGCCAATTTCTGCAACAAACGTCAGCGGCCAATGAAAACATTTTTACTCGACCAAAGCATCGTGACGGGCTTAGGCAATATTTATGCTGACGAAGCACTGTTTAAATCAGGC
Coding sequences within:
- a CDS encoding NAD-dependent epimerase/dehydratase family protein yields the protein MSKVIVTGTAGFIGSSLAETLLQQGITVVGIDQVNNYYDTTLKRKNLAALAQYQNFQLIEADIQHLDWEDLLQGVSVVYHQAAQAGVRASWGIGFRDYTERNINSTQVMLEAAKKVGTLERFVYAGTSSVYGDAETMPTPETICPQPVSPYGITKLAAERLCWLYLKNYDVPVTSLRYFTVYGPRQRPDMAFHKFFRAAILGETIGIYGDGKQTRDFTYISDAVQANLLAAQEPKAIGEIFNIGGGSRVILNDVLDEIDQIVGQPIPRNYGDRARGDARHTSADVTKAKTILGYDPQVQLSEGLRREWDWIQSLY
- a CDS encoding DNA-formamidopyrimidine glycosylase, translating into MPELPEVETVRRGLMQISLNQRFTGAEILLGKTLAYPPDHDHFLGAIQGLIIKNWQRRGKYLLGKLSDTSTLGVHLRMTGKFLWTTPNIPVQKHTRLRFFLEGDRELRFVDLRTFGQIWWVPTGTPVESVITGLTRLGVEPLSPDFTADLLANFCNKRQRPMKTFLLDQSIVTGLGNIYADEALFKSGIHPTRKASSLKMSEIERLHKAIVEVLETSISQGGTTFSDFVSTTGTNGNYGGMALTYGRTGEPCRVCSHPIERIKLGGRSTHFCPQCQS